Proteins from a single region of Hermetia illucens chromosome 3, iHerIll2.2.curated.20191125, whole genome shotgun sequence:
- the LOC119651145 gene encoding nucleolar protein 12, producing the protein MGKTKKKDGKGEEVENKEGKVHSFINGKVQKKEKHQNPDKKRKTLLEPKAKTLKKERKDDNDEGKKPKNKNQTPEKNRNSKRRNNLPLSAAASEDISTEAPEETSEKTLRHESKPENTIFVGNLPTNTKQKQLKMLFEKFGKVVSVRLRTSLGKRLFKHTMRKKTDSLNGYVVFESIESKEKALKLTGTEFKARHIRVTSAQDLSSEPKRTVFVGNLKYNATDEKLHEIFSTCGDVDYVRTIRNEKGCTGVAYVCFKKPEAVSLALDLNDTMLDERPIRVQRYKKNDGEVKGGKKVLSGPARRMSEKKNKQAKGGKSAKSAASKKSDSPRKEKKSDFHGKKISTTKKKPKDKKKKVSHLQKLANKIAPK; encoded by the exons ATGGGAAAAACTAAGAAAAAGGATGGTAAGGGCGAGGAAGTAGAAAACAAAGAAGGGAAAGTTCACAGTTTCATCAATGGCAAAGTCCAGAAGAAGGAGAAGCACCAGAATCCGGATAAGAAGAGGAAAACTCTGCTTGAACCGAAAGCAAAAACATTGAAAAAGGAGCGCAAGGACGATAACGATGAAGGCAAGAAACCCAAGAACAAAAATCAGACAcctgaaaaaaatagaaattctaAACGAAGGAATAACTTGCCATTGAGTGCGGCCGCATCGGAGGATATTTCCACGGAAGCACCAGAAGAGACATCCGAGAAAACACTTCGACACGAGTCGAAACCAG AAAACACCATTTTCGTTGGTAATCTACCAACAAACAcaaagcaaaagcaactcaagATGTTATTCGAGAAATTCGGCAAAGTTGTTTCTGTCCGGCTTCGAACTAGCTTAGGAAAAAGACTCTTCAAGCATACAATGCGTAAAAAAACAGATTCATTGAATGGCTACGTAGTCTTCGAAAGCATCGAATCAAAGGAGAAGGCGCTGAAGTTGACCGGGACGGAATTCAAGGCGCGGCACATTCGCGTGACTAGCGCCCAGGACCTCTCAAGTGAGCCCAAGAGAACAGTTTTCGTAGGCAACCTAAAGTATA ATGCAACCGACGAGAAACTGCACGAGATCTTCTCTACTTGCGGCGATGTAGATTACGTTCGGACGATCCGCAACGAGAAAGGTTGCACAGGCGTGGCCTACGTTTGCTTCAAAAAGCCAGAGGCAGTGTCGCTGGCTCTTGATCTGAACGACACAATGCTGGACGAGCGGCCGATACGAGTGCAACGTTACAAGAAAAACGACGGCGAAGTGAAGGGAGGAAAAAAAGTCCTCAGTGGCCCCGCTAGGAGGATGtcggaaaagaaaaataaacaagcAAAGGGAGGAAAATCGGCCAAAAGCGCTGCATCAAAGAAGTCGGATAGTCCcagaaaggaaaagaaatcaGACTTTCATGGGAAGAAAATATCAACGACAAAAAAG aaacctaaggataagaagaagaaagtatCGCATCTGCAAAAGCTGGCCAACAAAATAGCGCCAAAATAA